Genomic DNA from Peribacillus sp. FSL H8-0477:
CCGTTCTCTACTACCGAGGCAATGGTTGGACTGAGTGAAGTCCACACCACTTCCTTATTTGTAGCATTATCAGGTTCAACCCTAACCGTAAATTTATCGTAAATCTCTGTTTTATCGATTTTCACACTATTAGGCGTCACTATGATATTTGTGACGGGTACATTTTTCACAGTAATAGTAGCAGTTTTTTCAGTCCTGACACCTTCTGAATTTAGTCCCGCGACAAACAGTTTAATTGTACCTTCTTTTAAACCTTTAATAGTGAAGTCATCTTTATTAATAGAAGCTGTTTTCTTATTATCCGTCTCATCAGCAAGCCAAACTTCTAAACTAGATCTACCATCTTCAGGTACTATAGCCGTAATAGGCAACGGCAATGTTTCACCAACATCTATGTCCATATCTTTTACAGTGAATTCTTCAACTGGAATCCGAACTGTAATGGTTGCACTAGCTTCTTTTACATTCCCAAAGTTATCGGTTACTTTTACTTTAACAGTGGTCTGACCTTCCTTAATAACCTTAGCAACACCAGTCGCAGGATTAATCTCTAGGTTTTTCCCACCACTCTCTTCACTCCAAACAATCTCTTTAATTCCAGCCTCTTCAGGAAGTATTTTTAAATCAAGGCTGAAATTCTTTTCAGAACCTTTACTTAAAATATAGCTTTCTGGGAGTTTAATCCCGGTCAAAGCCACATCAGCAAAGAAATTAATAGAATTGAATGCTGGTTTCTCCTTTTTATCGTTTAGGTCTGTATAGCTTAGTATTGAATCGTTAAGGGCATATTGACCTTTCTTAATCGGTGTTACTTGAACCGAAAAAGTTATGGGCTTTGCCGTAAATATAGGGTTTCTTTCAGTTCCGGATTTTTCATAAATGATATCAGAAAGGTTTCTAACCAGTTTGATTCCTGTTTCTTCACTGCCTGTTTTCGTTCCTTCTGAGACCACTTTTAAATTCGCTGGAAAATTTTCTAGTAACTGTATTGACTTAACACTTACTTCATCTATTTTTTTAAGCTTCAAGTCATTAACTAATGATTCAGCAGCTTTCCCTGTAATGGCCTGCGGCGTCACTATATAATCAACAATTACATTCTCCCCAGTTTTCACTGGACTTGGTGCTGATATAGAGCGATTCACTTCTAGACTAGCTGTTATCTTTTGAATAAGAACCTTAACTACCTTTTCACTTATAGCACCAGAAGCATCGGTTGCTTGAATTTTTATCAGAACCTCGCCGCCATTTGGCATTTCATGTCTCAATGATTCATTTATTGTCGATCCATTAGTAACATCATTATTGGTCGAGACTAATTTGTCATTTATAAACACCTTAGTAGACACTTTCTTATCTTTCAAATCATAATCTTGTAATGTGTATGATAATTCGATATTCTGATTTGTTGGAATGATTTGATTTTCTGAAGGCGTATGCACAGTAATTTCAGGTGCATGATTCGAACCTAAAAATGCACGGTACATCGTATTGACGAATAAACGTTGTTCTTCATCTGGAAAACCAGTACTTGTATGGCCAGTTCCTGAATAAGTAATATTCCCCTTAGAATACGTATAATAATGATTCCAACTGTCATTCGCATCCCGACTGTCTTCATCAATGTTATACCATGAAATGATATCGGGATCTTCTAAGTTCAATGTAAAATACTGATTATGAGTATTAGCAATTTTAATATTTGTTTTTTCATTACCTTGTGCATCTTTATCAATTGAGAATGGATAAGAAGTAACGAGCCCTTTATTAACTATTTTTGTGTTTGTTGCTTGGTTCGGTGCAGAATATCCTAAATTGGTCATTGGGTTATCTTGCCCTGTCGCATCTCTAAAGTTTTGCACCCAAGTGTTTGTAGTTGAACCATTTTCGATGAAAATTGTATCATGAGTAAACATAACACTTTGCTTAGAATTAATATAAGAATTTACAGTGTCAGCGGCAATTTGAGAAATAGCTGCTGATTTATTATATGAATCAGCGAACCCGAAGATCACCATATCGTATTTACCATTGATTGTCCGATGTGTTGTTGAATTAAATGTCGTCATGTTGACTACATCTATTTCAATATTATATTCATCTGTTCTTTTTAAATAGGATTGCTTCATGTTTGATTCGGTCTTTAGGGAACTTGAATTTGAACTATTCGTAACTTGAAGAACCTTTACATCTACTGATTTTCCTTTAAATTTAATCATACCTTTTTCATAACTTTTTAGATTCGTTGCATTGTCCACTAATTCCAGCTTCCAGTACCGTACCCCTGAATAGCCTTTTGGCAATACAAAGGAAATGGTTGACGAAGAAGATAACACATCTTTCTCAGCCACGATTTCATCTGTTGAATATTTATCGTCAAAATTAGAATCAATATATAGTTTAGCTTTTAAGCTTCTAGAATTAACATCAGCAGGAACGGTAACATTCATAGTAAAATCAAGCGTATTTCCCGGCACATACTGGGCTGTTTTACTAGGTTCTCTGGTCAAAGAATAACTAGGTGTTTGTTTATATGCATTGCTAGTTAAAAACTGATTAAAGTCTGATCTAAATTCTCTTGTTCCTGTAAAAAATTTCTTATCATATAAAATAACATTAGCCGGTGTATTGGATAAATACGTATTAAATTTTTCTTTTAATTTATTTCCTGTCTTGATGCTGTCTACGTCCAAAATAACAGGTTGACCCTTTATAATAAAATCTTCAATAATTTCATTTGCTTTTAACCTGGTTATGTCATTCATAACTCCTGAAGTATTATGATTTTTCCCGCTTACTCCCGTACTTGTATAGTTGCCTTCCATAATGGCAATCACATCATACTTGCCATCTAATTCCTCACGTAACGCAACAAATTTTTTCATCGTCATAACCGTATAGTCAAAATCATAATCAAAATTCCCTTTTTTAAGTTGGCTCGGTAATTGGGATCCTCCGGAAGCCACAATCTCAAGCACCCGTAATTTTGATCCTGATTGTATAGCTGCTTCGGCATTATTAGACATAGGTGTGAAAATCGAAAAAATCAGCAATAATGACAAAAAGATTGTACTTAGTTTCTTCATGTCCATACACATCGCTCTCTTATAATCTATTATTATTCCTTACTTTTATTATATAACGCGGTTCTTACAAAAATCTTGTTTATTTTACAAATTTTGTGACACAGGTAGACTTATCCCACATACTGAGCAACTTTGTTCCTTCCGGCCTGCTTAGCTCCTGTATACATGGCACGGTCTGCGTGACGAATCAGTGCTTGTTCGTCATCCGCATCAATAGGCGCAGTGGCTACACCCATACTGGCAGTAATCGTCACCAGCTGTTTGGAGCGGTGTTCATCAAGATCTGAATGGACCGCGAATGGTTTATTGGCAATCGATAATCGGATAAATTCAGCAAATTTAAAAGCTTCTTCCTTTGCTAGATTCGGAAGAAGAATTACAAATTCTTCTCCGCCATATCTAGCTAACGTTCCCGTTTTACCCACAATTGAATTCAGCCGTTCTGCTAACTGGCAGAGAATTTCATTGCCGCTTTGATGACCAAAACTATCGTTTACCGCTTTAAACCGATCAATATCGATTAAAATAAGTGAGACATTTTTCGTAATGTGGTTAGCTAGATTCGTAAACTGTACTTGCAGTTCTCGTTCTATATATCGGTAATTATATAAATTAGTTAATGGGCAGCGCTCGCTTTGCTGCATGGCCAGTGAATGGTGTCTAGCATTTTCAATAGCCACACCTAGATACGAACAAAGAATATCCATTATCATCATTTGATGGTTTTCATAGGCGCGTTTTTTTGTCGATACAAGCATGACTTCTGCTACAACCAGCTTGTCTCTGACAATCGGAATCGTCATAATACTCTCTATATTCGGCTCAATGATGCCCATATCGAGATGCTTCCATTCTTTGCGAGAATGAAAGAGTAACGCTTTCCCCGTCTGCCAAACTTCTCCGGTAATTCCAAGTCCATTCCGCAGCGGCTCGATATTTTTTTCTTTAGCCACACCATTTTCAAAATAGCGCAGTAGATGAATTTCCTTTTCTGCGTTATATATATCGAATATATAGCCCTGTTCAGTCTCAACAATCGTCGATATCCGATTAATGAATAATTCAAGAACACCATCGATATGAAGTTTTTGAGTAAGCTGATGACCAAATTCTCCAGCACTTTTCAAATGAGTATTAATCTGTTTAGATTGATTATATAATTTTAGAATCCAAGCTAAGCTAATGATGGGAACGCCAATAAGGACGATTGAAATAATTCCGATTTGTTGATAGAGAATGAATAAGATAATCCCGATTGGCAATATCAACAAAGTGGCTATGCCGTCCCATAAGAGACTTTCATCTTTAAACGTGAATTTCTTATTATGTAAAAAATAATCTGAGATGGAGAGCATAATTGAGTTGGTAACAAAATAGACTAACTGGTAGACCATGATTAAAAAAATGTGCTTCCCATCTAATGTTGAACCAAATTGATGATCACCGCCGAATGAATAATAGGCTAAACCGCTCATTAAACTCATAATAAAAAATAGTAGTGAATTAAGCGGAATGCGATATACTTCCGGACGACGGATGTGTACCATCAAAAGGATAAAGATGAAGGAAATCTGTGTCGCCATGATTTCTGCTGCTAATCCAAATTCGAGAAAGAGAGCTAACGAAACACCTTGTACGACCGTTACCGGATCCTTGTTAATCATGATCGGCATCATGGAAAGAACACACATTAATGCTAAAAAGGCTAAAAGGTGCCATTCCTTGCCGATGAATTGAGGAGGAAAATAATGAAACGTCAGCCAGAGACCTAATGGAAAAATTAGTGCCCATAATCCCCATATCGTCCATATTTTCCGATTTGAAATCACCATTTCCCCCTCCTTCTTCCAAAAACTATGTAAATATTGGTAAAATAGTCCTTGTTTTTAAATATTTTAGCAAATATTTGGATTAAAGTCACACTAATTAGATAGTTTTCAGAAAATTATTTTCCTTTTTAAGTACGGACGAACAAAGGCAACAAAATATAATGAACCCGTAAAAATGAGTATTTCATTTTCTTTTACCGTATTTAGGCCATATTCAGCGGCTTCTTTCCAATCAGTGAAGGCGATTTTATCAGCCAATTTACTTGCTCTAAGTAGATCATCAAGGCTGGAAGCTCGATCGATGTCTATCTGCGTCAAAATCAGTGCGGATGCATGTTCATCAATAAGATGCAGCATGTCGTCGAACTTTTTATCTTGTAAGGCTGTAAAGACAAAACGATAATTCTTATCAGGATACCGTTCCTTTAAGGTTTTAATCAGAACTGTAATGCCCGCAGGATTATGAGCACCATCAATAATTATCTGAGGACTCAGCCTTTCAAATCTGCCGTTCCATTTGGATGCAAGTAACCCCTTCCGAATGCACTCTTCATCTATTTGATAACCATATTGCTGATTCAATAGTAAGATCGCCGAAACACCAAGTGCTGCATTGTCGACTTGATGTCTGCCAAACATAGGTTGAATCAGGTCTACGAATTCTACATCTCCAAACGTAAGTGAAAACGATTGAGTTTGATTCTGTATTTGATAGTTGCTTATCGTCAAATCGTGGTCAAGCCTATAAAGCTGTGCGGACTGCTCAGCTGCTTTAGCGGCAATTACACTGGATGGTTCCTGAACACGAACGCCTGAAATAACAGGTACTGCTTGTTTAATAATACCCGCTTTTTCAAAAGCGATTTCCGCCAGTGTATTCCCAAGAATATTCGTATGGT
This window encodes:
- a CDS encoding DUF5057 domain-containing protein, giving the protein MDMKKLSTIFLSLLLIFSIFTPMSNNAEAAIQSGSKLRVLEIVASGGSQLPSQLKKGNFDYDFDYTVMTMKKFVALREELDGKYDVIAIMEGNYTSTGVSGKNHNTSGVMNDITRLKANEIIEDFIIKGQPVILDVDSIKTGNKLKEKFNTYLSNTPANVILYDKKFFTGTREFRSDFNQFLTSNAYKQTPSYSLTREPSKTAQYVPGNTLDFTMNVTVPADVNSRSLKAKLYIDSNFDDKYSTDEIVAEKDVLSSSSTISFVLPKGYSGVRYWKLELVDNATNLKSYEKGMIKFKGKSVDVKVLQVTNSSNSSSLKTESNMKQSYLKRTDEYNIEIDVVNMTTFNSTTHRTINGKYDMVIFGFADSYNKSAAISQIAADTVNSYINSKQSVMFTHDTIFIENGSTTNTWVQNFRDATGQDNPMTNLGYSAPNQATNTKIVNKGLVTSYPFSIDKDAQGNEKTNIKIANTHNQYFTLNLEDPDIISWYNIDEDSRDANDSWNHYYTYSKGNITYSGTGHTSTGFPDEEQRLFVNTMYRAFLGSNHAPEITVHTPSENQIIPTNQNIELSYTLQDYDLKDKKVSTKVFINDKLVSTNNDVTNGSTINESLRHEMPNGGEVLIKIQATDASGAISEKVVKVLIQKITASLEVNRSISAPSPVKTGENVIVDYIVTPQAITGKAAESLVNDLKLKKIDEVSVKSIQLLENFPANLKVVSEGTKTGSEETGIKLVRNLSDIIYEKSGTERNPIFTAKPITFSVQVTPIKKGQYALNDSILSYTDLNDKKEKPAFNSINFFADVALTGIKLPESYILSKGSEKNFSLDLKILPEEAGIKEIVWSEESGGKNLEINPATGVAKVIKEGQTTVKVKVTDNFGNVKEASATITVRIPVEEFTVKDMDIDVGETLPLPITAIVPEDGRSSLEVWLADETDNKKTASINKDDFTIKGLKEGTIKLFVAGLNSEGVRTEKTATITVKNVPVTNIIVTPNSVKIDKTEIYDKFTVRVEPDNATNKEVVWTSLSPTIASVVENGKIQGNATGETILEVTTPDGKVTTKVTVKVGQPLTSISVDGPIYITKGQTNTITVIKHPADSTNVKSTEFTQAKGEEYYVKLDKITGEITGERIGQSMVTVKVIDEEGMQFTAEVSVIVSEEGDNGSGGGNNNDDDKY
- a CDS encoding sensor domain-containing diguanylate cyclase, coding for MVISNRKIWTIWGLWALIFPLGLWLTFHYFPPQFIGKEWHLLAFLALMCVLSMMPIMINKDPVTVVQGVSLALFLEFGLAAEIMATQISFIFILLMVHIRRPEVYRIPLNSLLFFIMSLMSGLAYYSFGGDHQFGSTLDGKHIFLIMVYQLVYFVTNSIMLSISDYFLHNKKFTFKDESLLWDGIATLLILPIGIILFILYQQIGIISIVLIGVPIISLAWILKLYNQSKQINTHLKSAGEFGHQLTQKLHIDGVLELFINRISTIVETEQGYIFDIYNAEKEIHLLRYFENGVAKEKNIEPLRNGLGITGEVWQTGKALLFHSRKEWKHLDMGIIEPNIESIMTIPIVRDKLVVAEVMLVSTKKRAYENHQMMIMDILCSYLGVAIENARHHSLAMQQSERCPLTNLYNYRYIERELQVQFTNLANHITKNVSLILIDIDRFKAVNDSFGHQSGNEILCQLAERLNSIVGKTGTLARYGGEEFVILLPNLAKEEAFKFAEFIRLSIANKPFAVHSDLDEHRSKQLVTITASMGVATAPIDADDEQALIRHADRAMYTGAKQAGRNKVAQYVG
- a CDS encoding bifunctional folylpolyglutamate synthase/dihydrofolate synthase, with amino-acid sequence MFNTVEEMMNYLHTRESALGMDFGLGRMESILTALGNPERKFRSIHIAGTNGKGSTLNVIKQILIQSGLQTGTFTSPHLERVNERIMINNTQISDKDLLELINNAFPVIEKYGATYFEILTILSFMYFEKRKVDIAVIETGLGGRLDSTNVITPLLSVITSIGLDHTNILGNTLAEIAFEKAGIIKQAVPVISGVRVQEPSSVIAAKAAEQSAQLYRLDHDLTISNYQIQNQTQSFSLTFGDVEFVDLIQPMFGRHQVDNAALGVSAILLLNQQYGYQIDEECIRKGLLASKWNGRFERLSPQIIIDGAHNPAGITVLIKTLKERYPDKNYRFVFTALQDKKFDDMLHLIDEHASALILTQIDIDRASSLDDLLRASKLADKIAFTDWKEAAEYGLNTVKENEILIFTGSLYFVAFVRPYLKRKIIF